A window of the Treponema sp. J25 genome harbors these coding sequences:
- a CDS encoding thiamine diphosphokinase has product MKTLVCIGGQGPTQAWCAPFIQGASLIIAADSGLSTALSLGLSPHWIIGDMDSLQDKHLLSSFPTDRILRYPPDKDYTDTELACMFAWDQGAEELILLGGGEGRTDHSLALISLFERPRYPDLWITGQELIFIGDGANPRYSSLSLSFAENTLVSVFPLGVGPWRITSRGLKWPVDDYPWQRGLFGISNRISQSPATLEMKEGRFLIFVIPLEGAS; this is encoded by the coding sequence ATGAAAACCCTCGTATGTATCGGAGGCCAGGGGCCAACACAAGCATGGTGCGCCCCTTTTATTCAGGGAGCCAGCCTCATCATTGCGGCCGATTCGGGGCTGAGTACCGCCCTTTCCCTGGGACTTTCTCCGCACTGGATCATCGGCGATATGGATTCGCTTCAGGACAAACACCTCCTCTCGTCTTTTCCAACGGATCGGATCTTGCGTTATCCTCCCGATAAGGACTACACGGATACGGAACTTGCCTGCATGTTTGCCTGGGACCAGGGAGCAGAAGAACTCATCCTCTTGGGGGGCGGGGAAGGGCGAACCGATCACAGTCTAGCTCTCATTTCGCTTTTTGAACGCCCCCGCTATCCCGATCTCTGGATTACCGGCCAGGAACTAATTTTCATAGGAGATGGGGCAAACCCCCGTTATTCCTCGCTCTCCCTCTCTTTTGCCGAAAATACCCTGGTCTCGGTGTTTCCCCTGGGGGTGGGCCCCTGGCGTATTACAAGTAGGGGGCTCAAGTGGCCCGTGGATGATTATCCGTGGCAACGGGGGCTCTTTGGTATTAGTAACCGTATTTCCCAATCTCCGGCAACCCTCGAGATGAAAGAAGGGCGCTTTTTAATTTTTGTGATCCCTTTGGAAGGGGCTTCTTAG
- a CDS encoding HEAT repeat domain-containing protein, with protein sequence MAMSKGESRGGSMKKVVLVVVALVSSMNAAVIAQQKTTDQKELSVEESYLQESVELMVIREQSRAESRDMKLVALEYIGDAIKAGRTGPEIQKALEYLALEGIVNISREGGLNGRITNNFPDVRAKAAQYLGDLGTPEAKNTLKKLLVAEAEPMVLVETIKSLSRIKDAGDEDTTAAIAWVVTRFDILNPDNLLALAAVDAYEKIAEANGGLKDPSAIRAIIRIAEGPYIRPVQARAREVLNNLRKYNGQSSSNSNGKK encoded by the coding sequence ATGGCAATGAGTAAAGGAGAATCCCGGGGAGGCAGCATGAAAAAGGTAGTGTTAGTAGTAGTAGCGTTAGTGAGTAGCATGAACGCTGCTGTCATAGCGCAACAGAAAACCACAGATCAGAAAGAGTTGTCGGTGGAAGAGTCCTACCTTCAGGAATCGGTAGAACTCATGGTGATCCGAGAACAAAGCCGGGCCGAAAGCCGGGACATGAAGCTCGTAGCCTTGGAATATATTGGGGATGCTATTAAGGCAGGAAGAACCGGGCCAGAGATTCAGAAGGCCCTGGAATATCTTGCGTTGGAAGGGATTGTAAACATCTCTCGCGAGGGAGGATTGAATGGCCGGATTACCAATAACTTCCCCGATGTGCGAGCAAAGGCGGCCCAATATTTAGGAGACCTGGGAACGCCGGAAGCCAAAAACACCCTTAAAAAGCTTCTGGTTGCAGAAGCGGAGCCAATGGTCTTGGTAGAAACCATTAAAAGCCTTTCCCGAATTAAGGATGCGGGAGACGAAGACACCACCGCTGCTATTGCCTGGGTGGTTACTCGTTTTGATATTTTGAATCCCGATAATCTACTTGCTTTAGCGGCGGTAGACGCCTACGAAAAAATTGCCGAAGCTAATGGAGGCTTAAAAGATCCCTCCGCTATCAGGGCTATCATTCGTATCGCCGAGGGACCCTACATCCGTCCGGTACAAGCCCGTGCCCGGGAGGTGCTGAATAATCTCCGCAAATATAACGGCCAGAGTAGTAGCAATAGTAACGGTAAGAAATAA
- a CDS encoding HIT domain-containing protein gives MEYFFNFEKIAYLKGKRPEGCILCLVRDRDPAVTDLTVYREEDFTVCLNLYPYNPGHLLVFPHRHIADLRDLSPPEWLRLQEVLKIALDVLTDEYNPAGFNVGCNMGLSAGASIEHLHYHIIPRYPREIGIAELLAGKRVLVEHPLDTKERLMKAFKKRSSPDGRR, from the coding sequence ATGGAGTATTTTTTTAATTTTGAAAAGATAGCCTACCTTAAGGGTAAACGGCCTGAGGGCTGTATTTTGTGTTTGGTGCGGGATCGGGATCCGGCCGTAACGGACCTTACCGTCTATCGGGAGGAGGATTTTACGGTCTGCCTTAATCTGTATCCCTACAATCCGGGACATCTTCTTGTCTTTCCCCATCGACATATAGCGGATCTTCGAGATCTTTCTCCTCCTGAATGGTTGCGACTCCAGGAAGTGCTAAAAATAGCCCTCGATGTGCTTACCGACGAATACAATCCCGCAGGCTTTAACGTGGGATGCAATATGGGGCTCAGCGCGGGGGCCTCTATTGAACATCTCCATTACCACATTATTCCCCGCTATCCCCGGGAGATTGGAATCGCCGAGTTGCTTGCGGGCAAGCGGGTTCTGGTGGAACATCCCCTGGACACCAAAGAGCGACTCATGAAGGCCTTTAAGAAACGCAGTTCCCCTGATGGACGCCGTTAA
- a CDS encoding HD domain-containing protein: MRFRVPYQLTEVATILQQHGFKAYLVGGAVRDLVRGVPAKDWDIATDARPEAVLRLFRRVIPTGIKHGTVTIHHKGLEIETTTFRIESDYSDGRHPDTVQYVPTIEEDLSRRDFTMNAMAYQLPRGPLVDPFNGQEDIRRNIIRCVGDPLKRFTEDGLRPLRALRFAAQLEFHVEEATLAAIPRALSVTAGVAKERIREELDRILASRQPSIAFQLMEQTGLLELLLPELSRCRGVEQRGFHRFDVLDHSLLACDVAPRHKPVVRMAALLHDIGKPLVRQKNSEGTWTFYQHERESARLSRELLTRLRYPNTFIEAVCHLISHHMFYYESSWTDAAVRRLLARVGVEAMEDMLDLRRADAWATTGIEPPPDYNRELQERIEAILRENSALSLKDLAINGEDLAALGIPRGPIMGRILTELLQTVLDDPQENTRERLSEIALRLYEKLRS; the protein is encoded by the coding sequence ATGAGGTTTCGTGTTCCCTATCAACTTACTGAAGTGGCTACAATTTTGCAACAGCACGGCTTTAAGGCCTACCTTGTGGGGGGAGCGGTCCGGGACCTTGTCCGGGGTGTCCCTGCAAAAGATTGGGATATTGCCACCGATGCCCGGCCTGAAGCGGTGCTACGTCTTTTTCGACGGGTTATTCCCACGGGTATTAAACATGGGACGGTTACGATCCATCACAAGGGGCTTGAAATAGAAACAACCACCTTCCGGATTGAATCGGACTATTCCGATGGCCGACATCCTGACACGGTTCAGTATGTTCCTACCATTGAAGAAGACCTCTCTCGCCGGGACTTTACCATGAATGCCATGGCTTATCAGCTTCCCCGGGGTCCCCTGGTGGACCCCTTTAACGGGCAAGAGGATATTCGCCGGAACATTATCCGCTGTGTAGGGGATCCCCTCAAGCGGTTTACAGAAGATGGTCTGCGTCCCCTCCGGGCCCTCCGTTTTGCGGCCCAGCTCGAATTTCATGTAGAGGAAGCTACCCTTGCGGCGATTCCGCGGGCCCTGTCGGTCACCGCGGGGGTTGCAAAAGAGCGGATCCGGGAAGAACTGGACCGAATTCTTGCAAGTCGCCAGCCATCCATTGCCTTCCAGCTTATGGAACAAACGGGGCTCCTGGAACTGCTTTTGCCTGAACTCTCCCGCTGTCGCGGTGTGGAACAGCGGGGCTTTCATCGCTTCGATGTGCTCGATCATAGTCTTCTGGCCTGTGATGTGGCGCCCCGCCACAAGCCGGTAGTACGAATGGCGGCCCTTCTCCATGATATCGGTAAACCCCTGGTCCGTCAAAAAAATTCCGAAGGGACCTGGACCTTTTATCAGCACGAACGGGAATCGGCCCGCCTTTCCCGGGAGCTCTTAACACGCCTCCGATACCCCAATACTTTTATAGAGGCGGTCTGCCACCTGATTAGTCATCATATGTTTTATTATGAAAGTTCCTGGACCGATGCGGCGGTGCGCCGTTTGCTTGCCCGGGTGGGCGTAGAAGCCATGGAAGACATGCTCGATCTTCGTCGGGCCGATGCCTGGGCAACCACAGGAATCGAGCCGCCACCGGATTACAACCGAGAACTCCAGGAACGTATCGAAGCCATCCTGAGGGAAAATTCGGCCTTATCCCTTAAAGATCTCGCTATTAACGGAGAAGATCTGGCTGCCCTGGGCATTCCCCGGGGGCCTATCATGGGAAGGATTCTTACGGAGTTACTCCAGACTGTTCTGGACGACCCCCAAGAAAATACCAGGGAACGGCTCAGCGAGATAGCCCTTCGGTTGTACGAAAAACTGCGGTCCTAG
- the rnc gene encoding ribonuclease III, which translates to MPTNLLNLSKNKLPSLPPVDGDRRKVLQDFLRRANLRFRSLELLNLSFIHRSATNELPIKVNNERLEFLGDAVIGLITASILYERLPEKPEGELAKIKSVVVSEDILSGRARELGIDSLLILGKGEELSGGRTKKALLADALEALVGAIYLDGGFTHTFEFVGPFIQEEIEQVLSQRHHQDYKTLLQEWCQHWYRSYPQYRLVKKTGPDHDRLFWVEVQVQEKVYGPATGKNKKEAEQAAARLAYTDLTKGEANT; encoded by the coding sequence ATGCCTACGAATTTATTAAATCTCAGCAAAAATAAGCTTCCTTCTCTTCCTCCCGTCGATGGAGATCGACGGAAGGTATTGCAGGATTTTCTGCGACGGGCAAACCTAAGGTTCAGAAGTCTAGAGCTTCTGAACCTTTCGTTTATTCATCGCTCTGCCACCAACGAACTTCCCATCAAAGTGAATAATGAACGTCTCGAATTCCTTGGTGATGCGGTCATTGGGTTAATTACGGCCAGTATCCTATATGAGCGGCTCCCCGAGAAGCCGGAGGGAGAACTGGCGAAAATAAAGAGTGTGGTAGTCTCTGAGGATATCCTTTCAGGGCGAGCCCGGGAATTAGGAATCGATTCGCTTCTTATTCTAGGCAAAGGAGAAGAACTCTCAGGGGGAAGAACCAAAAAAGCACTCCTGGCTGATGCCCTTGAAGCCTTAGTAGGGGCTATCTACCTTGATGGGGGCTTTACGCATACCTTTGAGTTCGTCGGCCCCTTTATTCAGGAAGAAATTGAACAGGTCTTGTCCCAACGGCATCACCAGGATTATAAGACCCTCCTTCAGGAATGGTGTCAGCATTGGTATCGCTCCTATCCGCAGTATCGGCTGGTAAAAAAAACCGGCCCCGATCACGATAGGTTATTCTGGGTAGAAGTACAGGTCCAGGAAAAAGTGTATGGCCCTGCCACAGGAAAAAACAAAAAAGAAGCCGAACAGGCCGCCGCTCGCCTGGCCTATACGGACCTTACAAAAGGTGAAGCCAATACATAG
- a CDS encoding DUF6675 family protein: protein MNSKLFLLLGTLLIIDAGYAIPPLKIKAGKPEIVSKIQEGEMFIRPLPAIRDSMFDFSQRPLNEMEELFKNMNPNFLAEAVYILPVRPGLEQKLKDAIVRKLKEVSYLDSIPYYSKRNKTTQPLFQDTIILDTRTNALRTTILAQQKMLPFETSQFTYNFIEDKDYFLFYSENSKPLVYNNISTAGAGAMRTALIIETYAGYIVCYGMGGARAFTFFGLLNDRLETAFLGRIEAFYQWFFTQGLPLLQSQL, encoded by the coding sequence GTGAATAGTAAACTGTTTTTGTTACTGGGAACGCTTCTAATCATTGATGCAGGATACGCTATTCCTCCCCTTAAGATTAAAGCGGGAAAGCCCGAAATAGTCTCAAAAATTCAAGAGGGAGAGATGTTTATTCGTCCCTTACCGGCTATTCGTGATAGTATGTTCGATTTTAGCCAGCGGCCTCTGAACGAAATGGAAGAACTTTTTAAAAATATGAATCCTAATTTCCTTGCCGAAGCAGTGTATATACTTCCTGTTAGACCTGGTTTGGAACAAAAATTGAAAGACGCTATTGTACGTAAATTAAAAGAAGTGTCGTATCTTGATTCAATTCCCTATTATAGTAAACGGAATAAGACCACCCAACCACTTTTTCAGGATACGATTATTCTTGATACCCGAACAAATGCTCTTCGGACTACTATTCTGGCCCAACAGAAGATGCTCCCTTTTGAAACAAGTCAATTCACGTATAATTTTATAGAGGACAAAGATTATTTTTTGTTCTATTCGGAAAATAGTAAGCCCCTGGTATATAACAATATTTCAACTGCCGGAGCAGGGGCCATGCGAACAGCCCTGATTATAGAAACCTATGCTGGCTATATTGTGTGTTATGGTATGGGCGGTGCCCGGGCTTTTACATTCTTTGGTTTACTAAACGACCGCCTCGAAACAGCGTTTTTAGGCCGGATAGAAGCGTTCTACCAATGGTTTTTCACCCAGGGGCTTCCGCTTCTTCAAAGTCAATTATAA
- the coaD gene encoding pantetheine-phosphate adenylyltransferase produces the protein MLRAGFPGSFDPPTYGHLDVIRRAAKIFDELTVIIAVNREKRYLFSPEERRYMIEQLVRDVPNVRVDLCDTLIVQYLREHQIPVMIRGVRGVADFSYEFDISMINKGLDPEIETLFLTTDPRYFVVRSSVIKELASFGGDVSAMVPPLVAEMLKNKYDRSAEKA, from the coding sequence ATGTTACGGGCAGGTTTCCCAGGATCCTTTGATCCTCCCACCTACGGACATCTTGATGTGATTCGGCGGGCTGCAAAAATTTTTGATGAACTCACGGTGATAATTGCGGTAAACCGGGAAAAACGGTACCTCTTTTCGCCGGAAGAACGGCGCTATATGATTGAACAATTAGTCCGAGATGTCCCCAATGTTCGGGTAGATCTCTGTGATACCCTTATTGTGCAGTACCTACGGGAACACCAGATCCCCGTAATGATTCGGGGTGTGCGGGGAGTGGCTGACTTCTCCTACGAATTTGATATTTCCATGATTAATAAGGGATTAGATCCTGAAATCGAGACCCTGTTTCTCACTACCGATCCCCGTTATTTCGTGGTTCGCTCATCGGTTATTAAAGAACTTGCCTCTTTTGGTGGGGATGTCTCAGCCATGGTCCCCCCCCTGGTTGCAGAAATGTTAAAAAATAAGTATGATAGATCGGCGGAAAAGGCTTGA
- the aroH gene encoding chorismate mutase produces the protein MEQRLYGIRGATGCINTVDDIEAQVRALYDGLLSLNKLPESDIVSIFFTMTADLTACNPAAALRKQGRAQQCALFVCQEPHTDGALPGIIRILIHGYLPVGSNVQHLYRNGAEALRPDWAGTSGREGIFFINSDGKDP, from the coding sequence GTGGAACAACGACTCTATGGAATTCGCGGAGCAACCGGTTGTATTAACACGGTGGATGATATAGAAGCGCAGGTCCGTGCCCTCTACGATGGGTTACTCTCCCTAAATAAGTTACCAGAAAGTGATATCGTCAGTATCTTTTTTACTATGACGGCGGACCTTACCGCCTGTAATCCCGCGGCGGCCCTCAGAAAGCAGGGGAGGGCCCAACAGTGTGCCCTTTTTGTCTGTCAGGAGCCCCATACCGATGGGGCACTTCCGGGTATCATCCGAATTCTTATTCATGGATATTTACCGGTGGGAAGCAACGTACAACATCTGTATCGGAATGGAGCAGAGGCGCTGCGTCCTGATTGGGCCGGTACCTCCGGAAGAGAAGGAATTTTTTTTATCAACAGTGATGGAAAGGACCCCTAA
- the acpP gene encoding acyl carrier protein, giving the protein MDELFEKMKKIIAEKLEIDESKITMDASFRQDLGADSLDTYELVYAIEEEMGISIPDEKANEFETVKDAYEFIKSQQK; this is encoded by the coding sequence ATGGATGAATTATTCGAGAAGATGAAAAAAATCATCGCGGAAAAGCTGGAAATTGATGAATCCAAGATCACCATGGACGCATCCTTCCGGCAGGACCTCGGTGCAGATAGCCTGGATACCTATGAGTTGGTCTATGCTATCGAAGAAGAAATGGGGATCTCTATCCCGGATGAAAAAGCCAACGAATTCGAAACCGTTAAGGATGCCTACGAATTTATTAAATCTCAGCAAAAATAA
- the rpmF gene encoding 50S ribosomal protein L32: MAVPRGKTSKARTRRRRAINMKLVAPTLIECPTCGNRVQLHRVCPRCGFYRGRQVIIPQSKS; the protein is encoded by the coding sequence ATGGCAGTTCCAAGAGGGAAAACATCCAAGGCTCGAACTCGGCGTCGGCGGGCAATAAACATGAAACTGGTGGCACCAACCCTGATCGAGTGCCCCACCTGCGGGAACCGGGTGCAGCTCCATCGGGTATGTCCCCGCTGTGGTTTCTACCGGGGGCGACAGGTGATCATACCCCAGTCAAAATCCTAA